The DNA region GTTTCGTCGCGACGACCCTGGCCCTCGCCGAGCGCGCGGGTGTCGCGGTGGACGAGGAGCTGACCGACCGGCAGTTGAGTGCGATTACCTGGGAGGTCTCCCGGTCCATGGCGCGATGACCGGCGCGCCCCGAGCGTGCGTAGCGGTCAGCAATGTCAGTCGATGACGAACGGTGCACTGTGCACGGTCGGGTCACTGCTTGCGGTGAAGAAGGCCGTTGAAGGCCGTTCGGGGCCCAGGAGTTCAGATGTCGCCGAGCTCGCCGGACTTGATGCCGGCGATGAATGACTGCCAGGCGTCCATGCCGAAGGCGAGCTGAGGGCCGTCGGGGTCCTTGCTGTCGCGGACGGGGAGAACGCCCGGGAGGCCGGGCGCGACCTCGACGCAGTCCCCACCGCCGTTGCTGTACGAGGACTTCATCCAGGAGTTGGGCTTGACGGCCGTGATGGGGGTCATGGCGTGGAACTCCTTGAGACGGGTGCGGATGAAAGTCAGTGAGTCCGCACATGAGAGGGCTTGGGTCTGGAGCCAATCGTAAGTCCTTGCGAGGGAACGGATCTCCTTCTCGTCATCGCGCTCGACGTAGCCCCGTTGGATGGTTTCGAGGTAGGCCATCCATCTCTCGTCCGTGGAGGTAAGGAGCATGAACGGCCAGGTCGTTGGGAGGTGCTCACCGAGGCTGGACGGTGCGATCTGCAGCTTGACATGCGGAAGGCTGGCCACGCTCTCCAGGCGGCGAAGCTGTTCGGCCATGACGAAGGGGCCGCCGACGGGCCGCAGGCAGCTCTCCTCCATCACGACGTGGATCGAGGGAGCCGGTTCCCGGTACAGCAAGGCTTGCCGTGCCATCCGGACATTCAGGCGCTCGCTGACCTTCTCCTGAGGGATCTCGCCTCGCTGGGCTGCGGCGCCGATGAGCGCGGAGGCGTAGCCCCGCGTCTGGAGCAGTCCGGGGATGACGTTCAGCTGGAAGATCTTGAGAGCGGTGGCCTTGGTCTCGTGCTCGATGTAGGCGAGGAATCCGCCGATGAGAGTGCTGCCCTTCGTGCTCCAGTACAGGAGTTCAAGCGCCCCGCAGGTGTCGAGCACCTTGTCGGCCCGCCGTAGCAGCTTCAGTGGAGCGGGACGTTCGCCGTTCTCGATCAGCGAGATGAGCGAGTCGCTGTAGTTGATCAGCTTCCCGAGTTCGACCTGTGTGAGGCCCCGCGCCTTGCGGAACCGGCGCAGTTGGGCGCCGATGGCCTCGTTCGGGGTGAGGGCTGGGTCAATTTCCTGCTGGGGCACGGTGATCACGCCATTCCACAATGCTGGCTGTCAAAGTCAAGCTCTTCCGCCGCTTGCTGCAATTGGACACTCTTGGTGAGGAGTTGGCAACAGAGAGGAGTTTTTTCGGTGGATATGACAAACACTCAATCTGGCGAGAGCCTCATCCTGCGGCGGAACTTCCCGCCCTGCCGGTGCCCGCAGTGCGGCGATTCCGTCCCCGAAGCGCGCATGGCCACCCACGCGATCGTCCCGGCGGCGCCGCCCGCTCGGCGGGTGGCGGCGCCCGCCAACCCCTACCGCCCCTCCACCATCGGCGAGCGGGTCTTCGACGTCCGCTCCGGCCGCTGGGCCGCCTTCATGGGCTGGCAGCACGGGCGCGCCTTCCTCCGGCCCCTGGGCGGCGGCATCGAGTGGGACACCGAAGCGCGTTGGATCACGAACACCGAACAGTGAGATGCCCCATGAGCAGCATGATCGACAAGATCACGGCCGAGGACCGTCGCGCCGCGGCCGACATCCTCGACGACCTCCAGGCCGTCCTGCACGCCGCCGATGTCAAGCTCCCCTCCCTCGGCGTCGACTGGCGCTCGGCCAAGGCCACCGGCGTCATCCTGATCGACCTCGGCGCGGCGCGACCGGACGTCATCGAGCGCCTGGTCGTCGTCCTCCGCAGGGGCATGCGACCGTAATCGC from Kitasatospora cathayae includes:
- a CDS encoding helix-turn-helix domain-containing protein — its product is MITVPQQEIDPALTPNEAIGAQLRRFRKARGLTQVELGKLINYSDSLISLIENGERPAPLKLLRRADKVLDTCGALELLYWSTKGSTLIGGFLAYIEHETKATALKIFQLNVIPGLLQTRGYASALIGAAAQRGEIPQEKVSERLNVRMARQALLYREPAPSIHVVMEESCLRPVGGPFVMAEQLRRLESVASLPHVKLQIAPSSLGEHLPTTWPFMLLTSTDERWMAYLETIQRGYVERDDEKEIRSLARTYDWLQTQALSCADSLTFIRTRLKEFHAMTPITAVKPNSWMKSSYSNGGGDCVEVAPGLPGVLPVRDSKDPDGPQLAFGMDAWQSFIAGIKSGELGDI